In Thermobaculum terrenum ATCC BAA-798, the DNA window AAAGCTTATTTTTAAAGCTGCTGAAAGACTAGGTGTTGACATAGTTAGAATAGATGACCGGGACTTGATTTTTGACCTGGGGAAGAAGGATTTCCCTGAGGTAGATATAGTCCTGGATCGCGGCCTGGTTCACAGCAGGGCTGAGTATACTCTAAGGATCCTTGAGAGTTGGGGTATTCCAACTGTCAACAGCTACAAGGCCACGATCACATGCGACAACAAGTTTTTGACCAACATGGCTCTTATCGAGCACGGTGTTCCCACGCTGCGTACTATGTTGGCTTACACCCCAGAGTCAGCTATAGAGGCTATTGAGAGGCTGGGATATCCAGTGGTTCTCAAACCCAATACTGGTTCATGGGGCAGACTGTTGGCGAAGATAAATGATAGGGACGCCGCTGAAGCCGTGTTGGAGCATAAGGAGATCCTGGGATCCTATCATCACTCCATCTTCTATATCCAGGAGTATGTCCAAAAGCCCGGCAGAGATATTAGAGCATTTGTGATAGGAGACTCTGTGATAGCTGCTTCTTACAGGCAGTCTGATCATTGGATCACCAATACTGCCAGAGGAGGTATATCCGCTCCCTGCCCAATAACACCCGAGATCGAGGATTTAGCTCTGCGGGCTGCCAATGCAGTGGGAGCTGAGATAGCGGGCGTAGATATAATCGAGACCCCCGAGGGCTATAAGGTTATAGAGATCAACGTGGGGGCCGAGTTTCACGGTCTGATAGAAACCACCGACCGTGATATCCCGGGAGAAATAATTTCCTACCTAGTATCTAAAGCCCATAAGTCTACCGTAGAGCCTGT includes these proteins:
- the lysX gene encoding lysine biosynthesis protein LysX; protein product: MKIGVLLSRIRIEEKLIFKAAERLGVDIVRIDDRDLIFDLGKKDFPEVDIVLDRGLVHSRAEYTLRILESWGIPTVNSYKATITCDNKFLTNMALIEHGVPTLRTMLAYTPESAIEAIERLGYPVVLKPNTGSWGRLLAKINDRDAAEAVLEHKEILGSYHHSIFYIQEYVQKPGRDIRAFVIGDSVIAASYRQSDHWITNTARGGISAPCPITPEIEDLALRAANAVGAEIAGVDIIETPEGYKVIEINVGAEFHGLIETTDRDIPGEIISYLVSKAHKSTVEPVAS